The Xanthomonas sp. DAR 34887 genome has a segment encoding these proteins:
- a CDS encoding response regulator, giving the protein MRILVAEDDTSIAVALRDSLAECGHVVDHVNDGAAAERALSAESYHLLVLDLGLPRRDGLQVLQRVRERRDEVAVLVVTARDGVEDRIRALDQGADDYLIKPFELSEFLARTRALLRRRSSGGIPELALGQLRINLAGRRVWLQDEPLELTAREFALLETLLMRSGRVVSRGQLTDALCDWQHEITDNGLDISMHRLRRKLHGSGVGIRTIRGLGYLLEESRSADADADAVHDPQAS; this is encoded by the coding sequence ATGCGCATCCTGGTTGCCGAAGACGATACGTCCATTGCCGTTGCGTTGCGCGACTCGCTGGCCGAGTGCGGGCACGTGGTGGACCATGTCAACGACGGCGCCGCCGCCGAGCGCGCGCTCAGCGCCGAGTCCTACCACCTGCTGGTGCTGGACCTGGGCCTGCCGCGGCGCGACGGCCTGCAGGTGCTGCAACGCGTGCGCGAACGCCGCGACGAGGTGGCGGTGCTGGTGGTGACCGCGCGCGACGGCGTGGAAGACCGCATCCGCGCCCTCGACCAGGGCGCCGACGATTACCTGATCAAGCCGTTCGAACTGTCCGAGTTCCTGGCCCGCACCCGCGCCCTGCTGCGCCGGCGCAGCAGCGGCGGCATCCCCGAGCTGGCGTTGGGCCAGTTGCGGATCAACCTGGCCGGGCGCCGGGTGTGGCTGCAGGACGAACCGCTGGAACTGACCGCGCGCGAGTTCGCGCTGCTGGAAACGCTGCTGATGCGCAGCGGCCGGGTGGTCAGCCGCGGCCAGCTCACCGACGCGCTGTGCGACTGGCAGCACGAGATCACCGACAACGGCCTGGACATCTCCATGCACCGCCTGCGCCGCAAGCTGCACGGCTCCGGCGTCGGCATCCGCACCATCCGCGGCCTGGGTTACCTGCTGGAAGAGTCCCGCAGCGCGGATGCCGACGCCGACGCCGTCCACGACCCGCAGGCGTCGTGA
- a CDS encoding sensor histidine kinase: MSVAVAAETAGALPAHPSLRRRLLAFLLIPTLLLMLVVSALFYLLMLKYSNHVHDMDLKEDTLGLAKAVNDAGASLPLPLQARRLLEYSSDGRVFFEVRSRDHGVISNSAQPIPAHAAPATLGRVALRDERMADGTPVRVASLIVPSAWEANDRLTISVAETLDDRHRRAREILMLMLPTELLLTCSLLALVWHGVRVGLRLLQPAVRRLDDSQRDLSPVSGPDIPIEVLPLTQAIDGLLGRLKQMMALQERFVADAAHQLRTPLAGLSMHVQRAQASTRPQDTAQALQHIRQLTDRAIRSSTQLLALTRAQAPRESIRPLLPLDLAAWLPQALAERIPDALQAGVDLGYDGDTTDGPAWVAADAWSLRELLDNLLDNAFKHAPGGMVTVSLRRQPGHVQLAVDDAGPGVDEALLPRLGERFFRAPDAPEGGTGLGLAIVASIAARHQATLRYQRSALGGLRVELELPASPAPSA; this comes from the coding sequence GTGAGCGTGGCCGTGGCAGCCGAGACGGCGGGCGCGCTTCCCGCCCATCCGAGCCTGCGCCGGCGCCTGCTGGCGTTCCTGCTGATCCCGACGCTGCTGCTGATGCTGGTGGTCTCGGCGCTGTTCTACCTGCTGATGCTCAAGTACTCCAACCACGTCCACGACATGGACCTGAAGGAGGACACGCTGGGCCTGGCCAAGGCGGTCAACGACGCCGGCGCCAGCCTGCCGCTGCCGCTGCAGGCGCGGCGGCTGCTCGAATATAGCAGCGATGGGCGGGTGTTCTTCGAAGTGCGCAGCCGCGACCACGGGGTGATCAGCAACAGCGCGCAGCCGATCCCGGCGCACGCTGCGCCGGCCACGCTCGGCCGGGTGGCGCTGCGCGACGAACGCATGGCCGACGGCACCCCGGTGCGCGTGGCCAGCCTGATCGTGCCCTCGGCCTGGGAGGCCAACGACCGGCTGACGATCTCGGTGGCCGAGACCCTGGACGACCGCCACCGGCGGGCGCGCGAAATCCTGATGCTGATGCTGCCGACCGAACTGCTGCTGACCTGCTCGCTGCTGGCGCTGGTCTGGCATGGCGTGCGCGTGGGCCTGCGCCTGCTGCAACCGGCGGTGCGCCGGCTCGACGACAGCCAGCGCGATCTGAGCCCGGTGTCCGGCCCCGACATCCCGATCGAAGTGCTGCCGCTGACGCAGGCCATCGACGGCCTGCTGGGCCGGCTCAAGCAGATGATGGCGCTGCAAGAGCGCTTCGTCGCCGACGCCGCGCACCAACTGCGCACGCCGCTGGCCGGATTGAGCATGCACGTGCAGCGCGCCCAGGCCAGCACCCGCCCGCAGGACACCGCGCAGGCGCTGCAGCACATCCGCCAGCTGACCGACCGCGCGATCCGCAGCTCCACCCAATTGCTGGCGCTGACCCGCGCCCAGGCGCCGCGCGAGAGCATCCGCCCGCTGCTGCCGCTGGACCTGGCCGCATGGTTGCCGCAGGCGCTGGCCGAGCGCATTCCCGACGCGCTGCAGGCCGGGGTCGACCTGGGCTACGACGGCGACACCACGGACGGGCCGGCCTGGGTCGCCGCCGATGCCTGGTCGTTGCGCGAACTGCTGGACAACCTGCTGGACAACGCCTTCAAGCACGCCCCCGGCGGCATGGTCACGGTGAGCCTGCGCCGGCAGCCGGGGCACGTGCAGCTGGCGGTCGACGATGCCGGCCCCGGCGTGGACGAAGCCTTGCTGCCGCGCCTGGGCGAACGCTTCTTCCGTGCCCCGGATGCGCCCGAAGGCGGCACCGGGCTGGGCCTGGCGATCGTCGCCAGCATCGCCGCGCGCCACCAGGCCACGCTGCGCTACCAGCGCTCGGCGCTGGGCGGCCTGCGCGTGGAGCTGGAGCTGCCGGCCAGCCCGGCGCCGTCCGCATGA
- a CDS encoding TolC family protein: MSRRRAFLPTGLALLSAAALAGCVSTPLPDLTQPLPPQWTALPAAATPRPAGSAWWQDFHDPQLDALVAQALRDDLDVAQALARLRAARRMDGVATAALKPQLHARTEEPIDPDASASFLVAGFDAEWELPLFGRGEASRRMSRGDLQSAQASLEQVRTATVADVARNWIELRHAQLAEPLLQRIADARQRQATLSAALVGLRLAPPAAAAQAQAAQLQAQAALGEPRSASAAAAQRLAVLLARSAPDPAWSAVAPATAPGAAASGLQIGAIDTVPADLLRRRPDIAAREAEVLRAAGELGIARADRYPSIGLGGAIHWSTNLLSHRRTATPHEIASLGPLIDIPLFDWGLRQAQAQARGDLLQAATLAYRQCVLEAVAEVQNALTALEQQRQRVLAQQQATQALQQAADAAQARRKLGLGSDLDVAAQQAAHDQAALDLLEAQRQRDLDYVALQTALGSADTQTAATVASAAGAAP, translated from the coding sequence ATGAGCCGGCGCCGCGCATTCTTGCCGACCGGCCTTGCGCTGTTGAGCGCCGCGGCGCTGGCCGGCTGCGTCAGCACCCCGCTGCCCGACCTGACCCAACCGCTGCCGCCGCAATGGACCGCGCTGCCGGCCGCGGCCACGCCACGGCCGGCCGGCAGCGCCTGGTGGCAGGACTTCCACGATCCGCAACTCGACGCCCTGGTCGCACAGGCGCTGCGCGACGACCTCGACGTAGCCCAGGCCCTGGCCAGGCTGCGCGCGGCGCGGCGCATGGACGGCGTCGCCACGGCCGCGTTGAAGCCGCAGTTGCACGCGCGCACCGAGGAACCGATCGATCCCGACGCCAGTGCCTCGTTCCTGGTCGCCGGCTTCGACGCGGAATGGGAACTGCCGCTGTTCGGGCGCGGCGAAGCCAGCCGCCGCATGAGCCGCGGCGACCTGCAGTCCGCACAGGCCAGCCTGGAACAGGTTCGCACCGCCACTGTCGCCGACGTGGCGCGCAACTGGATCGAACTGCGCCATGCGCAACTGGCCGAACCGCTGCTGCAACGCATCGCCGACGCGCGCCAGCGGCAGGCGACGCTGAGCGCCGCGCTGGTCGGCCTGCGCCTGGCGCCACCGGCCGCCGCCGCGCAGGCACAGGCTGCGCAGTTGCAGGCGCAGGCCGCGCTCGGCGAACCGCGCAGCGCCAGCGCCGCCGCCGCGCAACGGCTGGCGGTGCTGCTGGCGCGCAGCGCACCGGACCCGGCGTGGAGCGCGGTTGCGCCGGCCACCGCTCCAGGCGCGGCGGCGTCCGGCCTGCAGATCGGCGCGATCGACACGGTGCCCGCCGACCTGCTGCGGCGCCGCCCGGACATTGCCGCACGCGAAGCCGAGGTGCTGCGCGCGGCCGGCGAACTGGGCATCGCCCGCGCCGACCGCTATCCGAGCATCGGCTTGGGCGGCGCCATCCACTGGTCCACCAACCTGCTCTCGCACCGCCGCACCGCCACCCCGCACGAGATCGCCTCGCTGGGGCCGCTGATCGACATCCCGCTGTTCGACTGGGGCCTGCGCCAGGCGCAGGCGCAGGCTCGCGGCGACCTGCTGCAGGCGGCAACGCTGGCCTATCGCCAATGCGTGCTGGAGGCGGTGGCCGAGGTGCAGAACGCGCTGACCGCGCTGGAACAGCAGCGCCAGCGCGTGCTGGCGCAGCAGCAAGCCACGCAGGCGCTGCAGCAGGCCGCCGACGCGGCGCAGGCGCGGCGCAAGCTCGGCTTGGGCAGCGATCTGGACGTCGCCGCGCAACAGGCCGCGCACGACCAGGCCGCGCTGGACCTGCTCGAAGCGCAGCGTCAGCGCGATCTCGACTACGTCGCGCTGCAGACCGCGCTGGGCAGCGCCGACACGCAGACCGCCGCCACCGTGGCGAGCGCGGCAGGCGCGGCGCCCTGA
- a CDS encoding ABC transporter permease, producing MVALARQTLRHEWRRFLPVVVSVGFASLLLLLQTALVLGIFGSASVYVSGSDADLWLGYPGTQSVDQGRPIDPDAATALYLDPRVLQVEPFVWFDGDWRGPDDTGAVSIYVSGIDTRSDGLMFARLLSPALRAALREPDTVVVDRAELDKLGVGIGRSARINGHRVRVIGVGRGLRALGGVNVLASLETARALNTDAVHPDWPTYMVARLRPGTDAAALARSLAGSAAPARIEAWSAAQFARRSILFWMFDTGAGSGVLFLGGIVLLVGVAITSQTLLATVLGAAREYATLNALGVSMRALRWVVLEQAAWVGALGLLGASALGAALVALARAHDVPVAFDGNGWAACVAAVMLLTLLSALAALRGLRRADPALLLR from the coding sequence ATGGTCGCGCTGGCCCGCCAGACCCTGCGCCACGAATGGCGCCGCTTCCTGCCGGTGGTGGTCTCGGTCGGCTTCGCCAGCCTGTTGCTGCTGCTGCAGACCGCGCTGGTGCTGGGCATCTTCGGCAGCGCCAGCGTGTACGTGTCCGGCTCCGACGCCGACCTGTGGCTGGGCTATCCGGGCACGCAGAGCGTGGATCAGGGCCGCCCGATCGATCCCGATGCCGCCACCGCGCTGTACCTGGACCCGCGGGTGCTGCAGGTCGAACCGTTCGTGTGGTTCGACGGCGACTGGCGCGGCCCCGACGACACCGGCGCGGTATCGATCTACGTCTCCGGCATCGACACCCGCAGCGACGGGCTGATGTTCGCGCGGCTGCTGAGCCCGGCCCTGCGCGCGGCGCTGCGCGAACCGGACACGGTGGTGGTGGACCGCGCCGAACTGGACAAGCTCGGGGTCGGCATCGGCCGCAGCGCGCGCATCAACGGCCACCGCGTGCGGGTGATCGGGGTCGGCCGCGGCCTGCGCGCGCTGGGCGGGGTCAACGTGCTGGCCTCGCTGGAAACCGCGCGCGCCTTGAACACCGATGCCGTGCATCCGGACTGGCCGACCTACATGGTCGCGCGGCTGCGGCCCGGCACCGACGCCGCGGCGCTGGCGCGCAGCCTCGCCGGCAGCGCCGCGCCGGCGCGGATCGAGGCCTGGAGCGCGGCGCAGTTCGCCCGCCGCAGCATCCTGTTCTGGATGTTCGACACCGGCGCCGGCTCCGGCGTGCTGTTCCTCGGCGGCATCGTGCTGCTGGTCGGCGTGGCGATCACCAGCCAGACCCTGCTGGCCACGGTGCTCGGCGCCGCGCGCGAGTACGCCACGCTCAACGCCTTGGGCGTGAGCATGCGCGCGCTGCGCTGGGTGGTGCTGGAGCAGGCGGCCTGGGTCGGCGCGCTCGGCCTGCTCGGCGCCAGCGCGCTCGGCGCCGCGCTGGTGGCGCTGGCCCGCGCGCACGACGTGCCGGTGGCCTTCGACGGCAACGGCTGGGCCGCGTGCGTGGCCGCGGTGATGCTGCTGACCCTGCTGTCGGCGCTGGCCGCGCTGCGCGGCTTGCGCCGCGCCGATCCGGCGCTGCTGCTGCGATGA
- a CDS encoding ABC transporter ATP-binding protein has translation MNRAAVPAALLPDAATLHGSGVCKSFVSGKLRTDVLREVTLQVWPGELTLISGPSGCGKSTLLSILSGLQRADAGRVTALGEDLGALDASALERFRLRHTGFIFQGFNLFPALSALDQVRLPLQYMGLAAADVRARAEAALAEVGIAHRQQLRPAELSGGEKQRVAIARALAKHPALLFADEPTSALDAGNGQIVIDLLHRIARSHNTMVLCVSHDPRLIRHADRVLSMEDGRILDDRRLAPPPSPPSSPRMSAP, from the coding sequence ATGAACCGCGCCGCCGTGCCCGCCGCGCTGTTGCCCGATGCCGCCACGCTGCACGGCAGCGGCGTGTGCAAGAGCTTCGTTTCCGGCAAGCTGCGCACCGACGTGCTGCGCGAAGTGACGCTGCAGGTGTGGCCCGGCGAACTGACCCTGATCTCCGGGCCGTCGGGCTGCGGCAAGAGCACGCTGCTGTCGATCCTCAGCGGCCTGCAACGCGCCGATGCCGGCCGGGTGACGGCGCTGGGCGAAGACCTGGGCGCGCTCGACGCGAGCGCGCTGGAGCGCTTTCGCCTGCGCCATACCGGCTTCATCTTCCAGGGCTTCAACCTGTTCCCGGCGTTGAGCGCGCTGGACCAGGTGCGGCTGCCGCTGCAGTACATGGGCCTGGCCGCGGCCGACGTGCGCGCGCGCGCCGAAGCGGCGCTGGCCGAGGTCGGCATCGCCCACCGCCAGCAGCTGCGGCCGGCCGAGCTGTCCGGTGGCGAGAAGCAGCGCGTGGCGATCGCGCGCGCGTTGGCCAAGCACCCGGCCTTGCTGTTCGCCGACGAGCCGACCAGCGCGCTGGACGCCGGCAACGGCCAGATCGTGATCGACCTGCTGCACCGCATCGCCCGCAGCCACAACACCATGGTGCTGTGCGTCAGCCACGATCCGCGGCTGATCCGCCACGCCGACCGCGTGCTGTCGATGGAAGACGGCCGCATCCTCGACGACCGCCGCCTGGCGCCGCCGCCCTCGCCTCCCTCTTCGCCCCGGATGTCCGCACCATGA
- a CDS encoding HlyD family secretion protein, translating into MKAFLAAPLLGLLLSACARPPQAAPAADAAPTYLAVARGRIDVEGGLLRLSLPVAATLQRVAVHEGDAVRRGALLIEADDRAAALDLAIAQTRAQAANAHVSQLQQRLAHAQQRQRRLAEAARIGAGDGQSADDAGDASQTLADALQAARSDAALATEQVHQARLQRDQYRLYAPADGHVLQLAAAVGARSDGGATPLLTLLPDAPRLVRAELNESYAAAVSPGMQAEVISDDGRQTALGTAVVRWLAPAFGPAQLHDDADGASAGNDRSVACVLAFRQPSALRLGQRVLVRFRNPAVAQR; encoded by the coding sequence ATGAAAGCGTTCCTCGCCGCTCCTCTGCTGGGCCTGCTGCTGAGCGCCTGCGCGCGGCCGCCGCAGGCGGCGCCCGCGGCCGACGCGGCGCCGACCTACCTGGCGGTGGCGCGCGGGCGCATCGACGTGGAAGGCGGCCTGCTGCGGCTGAGCCTGCCGGTCGCCGCGACGCTGCAGCGGGTGGCGGTACACGAAGGCGACGCGGTGCGCCGCGGCGCACTGCTGATCGAAGCCGACGACCGCGCCGCGGCGCTGGACCTGGCCATCGCGCAGACCCGCGCGCAGGCCGCGAATGCGCACGTGAGCCAGCTGCAGCAGCGCTTGGCGCATGCGCAGCAGCGCCAGCGGCGGTTGGCCGAGGCGGCGCGGATCGGTGCCGGCGACGGCCAGAGCGCCGACGATGCCGGCGACGCCAGCCAGACCCTGGCCGACGCGTTGCAGGCCGCGCGCAGCGACGCCGCATTGGCCACCGAACAGGTGCACCAGGCGCGACTGCAGCGCGACCAATACCGGCTGTACGCACCCGCCGACGGCCACGTGCTGCAGCTGGCCGCCGCGGTCGGCGCGCGCAGCGATGGCGGCGCCACGCCGCTGCTGACCCTGCTGCCGGACGCGCCGCGCCTGGTCCGCGCCGAATTGAACGAAAGCTACGCCGCCGCGGTGAGCCCCGGCATGCAGGCCGAAGTGATCAGCGACGACGGCCGCCAGACCGCACTAGGCACCGCGGTGGTGCGCTGGCTGGCGCCGGCGTTCGGCCCGGCGCAGCTGCACGACGATGCCGACGGCGCCAGCGCTGGCAACGACCGCAGCGTGGCCTGCGTGCTGGCGTTCCGGCAACCCTCGGCGCTGCGCCTGGGCCAGCGCGTGCTGGTGCGTTTCCGCAACCCCGCCGTGGCGCAGCGCTGA
- a CDS encoding alpha/beta hydrolase → MIQSAEFHFQGGRHGVLLIHGLTGTPSEMRLLGKSLHREGFSVHGVQLAGHCGNEDDLLATGWRDWSASVERAAAQMRPQVDKLFVAGLSMGALLALQLAEERPEWVDGVGVLGATFRYDGWNIPRRARLAFLLPWFKRLGIGRRRMFLEEPPYGLRDERIRAQVSGAMLGGDSSAAGLPGNPWHALAEMHLLSRRVRRNLAKVTAPCLVAHAAEDDIAHLRNAQLVVSGVSGPVELLLLHDSYHMITLDRERRVLGARLAQFFAAQAAAPRQAA, encoded by the coding sequence ATGATCCAATCCGCCGAATTCCACTTCCAGGGCGGCCGCCACGGCGTGCTGCTGATCCACGGCCTGACCGGCACCCCCAGCGAGATGCGCCTGCTCGGCAAGTCCCTGCACCGCGAGGGTTTCAGCGTGCACGGCGTGCAACTGGCCGGGCACTGCGGCAACGAGGACGACCTGCTCGCCACCGGCTGGCGCGACTGGAGCGCCAGCGTCGAGCGGGCCGCGGCGCAGATGCGCCCGCAGGTGGACAAACTGTTCGTGGCCGGGCTGTCGATGGGCGCGCTGCTGGCGCTGCAGCTGGCCGAAGAGCGGCCGGAATGGGTCGACGGCGTCGGCGTGCTCGGCGCCACCTTCCGCTACGACGGCTGGAACATCCCGCGGCGCGCGCGGCTGGCGTTCCTGCTGCCGTGGTTCAAGCGCCTGGGCATCGGCCGCCGCCGCATGTTCCTGGAAGAACCGCCGTACGGCCTGCGCGACGAGCGCATCCGCGCCCAGGTGAGCGGCGCGATGCTCGGCGGCGACAGCAGCGCCGCCGGCCTGCCCGGCAATCCGTGGCACGCGCTGGCCGAGATGCACCTGCTGTCGCGGCGGGTGCGCCGCAACTTGGCCAAGGTGACCGCGCCGTGCCTGGTCGCGCATGCGGCCGAGGACGACATCGCGCATCTGCGCAACGCGCAACTGGTGGTGTCCGGCGTGTCCGGGCCGGTGGAACTGCTGCTGCTGCACGACAGCTACCACATGATCACCCTGGACCGCGAACGCCGCGTGCTCGGCGCGCGCCTGGCGCAGTTCTTCGCCGCGCAGGCCGCGGCGCCGCGCCAGGCCGCCTGA
- a CDS encoding EamA family transporter, with product MALQAPVVGVWLATVALDTVGQLAFKHVASDPLARGAARWRRMARQPWLWLGMACYAFEFLAWTAFLSLVPLGRGVLLGSINIVAIMLAGRWLFGERLGRMQVAGICLVSAGVAVVGLGT from the coding sequence ATGGCGCTGCAGGCGCCCGTGGTCGGCGTGTGGCTGGCGACGGTGGCGCTGGACACGGTCGGCCAGCTGGCCTTCAAGCACGTCGCCAGCGATCCGCTGGCGCGCGGCGCGGCGCGCTGGCGGCGCATGGCGCGGCAGCCGTGGCTGTGGCTGGGCATGGCCTGCTACGCGTTCGAATTCCTGGCCTGGACCGCGTTCCTGTCGCTGGTGCCGCTGGGCCGCGGCGTGCTGCTCGGCTCGATCAACATCGTGGCGATCATGCTCGCCGGGCGCTGGCTGTTCGGCGAACGGCTGGGGCGCATGCAGGTCGCCGGAATCTGCCTGGTCAGCGCCGGCGTGGCCGTGGTCGGGCTCGGCACATGA
- a CDS encoding DMT family transporter — MTRPPLHRYALGFALLLGFDTLAQFGFKLGGAHAFPPQAEWAWVLRLLASPWLYAALLGYVGAFFTWMKLLEHAPIGPAFAASHLEVVSVLLLSAWWFGEPIGLLQALGAALIVAGIVCLALGERAAPADAH; from the coding sequence ATGACCCGCCCGCCGCTGCACCGCTACGCGCTCGGCTTCGCCCTGCTGCTGGGCTTCGACACCCTGGCCCAGTTCGGCTTCAAGCTCGGCGGCGCGCACGCGTTCCCGCCGCAGGCCGAGTGGGCCTGGGTGCTGCGCCTGCTCGCCAGCCCCTGGCTGTACGCCGCGCTGCTGGGCTATGTCGGCGCGTTCTTCACCTGGATGAAACTGCTCGAGCACGCGCCGATCGGCCCGGCCTTCGCCGCCTCGCACCTGGAAGTGGTCAGCGTGCTGCTGCTGTCGGCCTGGTGGTTCGGCGAACCGATCGGCCTGTTGCAGGCGCTGGGCGCGGCGCTGATCGTGGCCGGCATCGTCTGCCTCGCGCTCGGCGAGCGTGCCGCGCCGGCCGATGCGCACTGA
- a CDS encoding DegT/DnrJ/EryC1/StrS family aminotransferase, producing the protein MRTEVPPTAGLPLRWRDLWPARTPQRLAAHLGFPDALLTCSGTAALVIALRTLAASSRRRQVLVAAYTCPLVALAVAHCGLQLVLCDLLPDSIEPDPAQLAQRCGGDTLAIIATQLGGRLTDLEPLRQAAAACGAMLIEDAAQALGGVHADGTPAGLGGDIGFCSLAVGKGLTLYEGGLLMSPHAPLRRSLAAMATRLGQPDWRRELQRSLQLLGYAALYRPHPLRWAYGAPLRRALRRGDRVAAAGDHFDAAIPQHAVGAWREAVGVRASARWPAFLAAARAQGQRRSARLAALDGLHVVADSAGAQGSWPALLVLLPDAAARERALAQLWPRGLGVGLLFVHALPDYAYLHGIVDAAPMPHARDFAARCVSISNSPWLDDEGFEAIVTVLRQVCAEPMSRSNNAAAPCTLL; encoded by the coding sequence ATGCGCACTGAGGTTCCGCCCACCGCCGGCCTGCCGCTGCGCTGGCGCGACCTGTGGCCGGCGCGCACGCCGCAGCGGCTGGCCGCGCACCTCGGCTTTCCCGATGCGTTGCTGACCTGCTCGGGCACCGCCGCGCTGGTCATCGCGTTACGCACCCTGGCCGCCAGCAGCCGCCGCCGGCAGGTGCTGGTGGCCGCCTACACCTGCCCACTGGTCGCGCTGGCGGTGGCGCATTGCGGCCTGCAACTGGTGCTGTGCGATCTGCTGCCCGATTCGATCGAACCCGACCCCGCGCAGCTGGCGCAGCGTTGCGGCGGCGACACCCTGGCGATCATCGCCACCCAACTGGGCGGACGCCTGACCGACTTGGAACCGCTGCGGCAGGCCGCCGCGGCCTGCGGCGCGATGCTGATCGAGGATGCCGCGCAGGCGCTGGGCGGCGTGCACGCCGACGGCACCCCGGCCGGCCTGGGCGGCGACATCGGCTTCTGCAGCCTGGCGGTGGGCAAAGGCCTCACCCTGTACGAAGGCGGCCTGCTGATGTCGCCGCACGCGCCGTTGCGGCGCAGCCTGGCCGCGATGGCGACGCGCCTGGGCCAGCCCGACTGGCGCCGGGAACTGCAGCGCAGCCTGCAATTGCTCGGCTACGCCGCGCTGTACCGTCCGCACCCCTTGCGCTGGGCCTACGGCGCGCCGCTGCGCCGCGCATTGCGCCGCGGCGACCGCGTGGCCGCGGCCGGCGACCATTTCGATGCGGCGATCCCGCAGCACGCGGTCGGTGCCTGGCGCGAGGCGGTCGGCGTGCGCGCCAGCGCGCGCTGGCCGGCGTTCCTGGCTGCGGCGCGCGCGCAGGGCCAGCGCCGCAGCGCGCGCCTGGCCGCGCTCGATGGGCTGCACGTGGTCGCCGACAGCGCCGGCGCGCAGGGCAGCTGGCCGGCCCTGCTGGTGCTGCTGCCGGACGCGGCTGCGCGCGAGCGCGCACTGGCGCAGCTGTGGCCGCGCGGACTCGGCGTCGGCCTGCTGTTCGTGCACGCCCTGCCCGACTACGCCTACCTGCACGGCATCGTCGATGCCGCCCCGATGCCGCACGCACGCGACTTCGCCGCGCGCTGCGTCAGCATCAGCAACAGCCCGTGGCTGGACGACGAGGGGTTCGAGGCGATCGTCACGGTGCTGCGGCAGGTGTGTGCGGAGCCGATGAGCCGATCCAAC